GCTAGTATCGCGGAAGCGGTCAGCAAGCAAGCTTGATTTTTGATTAAAACTTTTTAAGAAAGGTATATTTAGCAATGGCTAAGGAAACTTTTGAGCGTAATAAGCCCCACGTAAACGTGGGTACTATCGGTCACGTTGACCACGGTAAAACTACTCTGACAGCTGCTCT
This DNA window, taken from Aestuariirhabdus haliotis, encodes the following:
- a CDS encoding GTP-binding protein, whose amino-acid sequence is MAKETFERNKPHVNVGTIGHVDHGKTTLTAAL